In Cydia fagiglandana chromosome 3, ilCydFagi1.1, whole genome shotgun sequence, the following are encoded in one genomic region:
- the LOC134680363 gene encoding acireductone dioxygenase has protein sequence MVKAWYMDDDKNDQRAEHHRNPPQFVSLDELYKKTGVEYFNLNVDTHETDGVLDKIKKDRGYTYEDRMEASKATLPNYEEKLVAFYTEHLHTDEEIRFVLDGSGYFDVRDRDDQWIRIEVTPGDMLVLPSGIYHRFTLDFNNYIKVKRFFIGEPVWAAHNRPSDHMGARKEYVEKLTKGFVAAC, from the exons ATGGTGAAAGCCTGGTATATGGACGATGATAAGAACGATCAGCGCGCGGAACATCACAGGAACCCGCCTCAGTTTGTATCTCTCGATGAATTGTATAAGAAAACTGGTGTTGAATACTTTAAC CTAAATGTCGATACCCATGAGACTGATGGAGTCCTGGATAAGATAAAGAAGGACCGCGGTTACACCTACGAGGACAGGATGGAGGCATCCAAGGCAACTCTACCCAACTATGAAGAAAAACTGGTTGCCTTCTACACTGAGCACTTGCATACTGATGAAGAGATAAG GTTTGTGCTGGACGGCTCCGGGTACTTTGACGTGCGTGACCGTGACGACCAGTGGATCCGCATCGAAGTCACCCCGGGGGACATGCTGGTGCTCCCCAGTGGTATCTACCACCGCTTCACTCTTGACTTCAAT AACTACATAAAAGTGAAGAGGTTCTTCATCGGCGAGCCTGTGTGGGCGGCGCATAACCGCCCCTCCGACCACATGGGCGCGCGCAAGGAATACGTCGAGAAGCTTACCAAGGGATTCGTGGCCGCTTGCTAA
- the LOC134680358 gene encoding uncharacterized protein LOC134680358 codes for MTLHWWMHWFWVTTLLTILWSCQITAAPQSEELQHLTTDIEIEPSDRQGRAMYFTKTPMSTTKPPNITANQTDELIQPIQNVTNATTEAPVVPLNATDNKNVTETLTAPNATLSNATAAPEPTNLTDTQNATFPSKRRNLTRPDVVKADTIERTSESRIVTDRPLSLETQNFLQTRIPPNIESSRRVIEQEGGMDTGAIAGISFAALVLGALAGSTAFVLYRRRYLNKPQTLNDKCSNPDSSGYLDDSTIRDNSEEMYSLDNDSFLNSLEAMTIQNYWTDTVKHTKL; via the exons GGAGCTGCCAAATAACCGCTGCGCCCCAGTCCGAGGAACTTCAGCACCTAACCACCGACATAGAAATAGAACCCAGCGACCGGCAGGGCCGGGCCATGTACTTCACAAAAACACCCATGTCCACCACCAAACCCCCCAACATTACTGCCAATCAAACTGACGAGCTTATTCAACCAATTCAGAATGTAACAAACGCTACAACTGAGGCACCGGTAGTGCCCCTAAATGCGACAGATAACAAAAATGTGACAGAAACGCTGACAGCGCCAAACGCGACGCTTTCCAACGCTACAGCGGCGCCAGAGCCCACTAATTTAACTGACACGCAGAATGCAACATTCCCATCGAAAAGGAGGAATCTAACGCGGCCCGATGTAGTAAAAGCAGATACTATAGAACGGACATCAGAAAGCAGAATAGTGACTGACAGACCTTTGTCTTTAGAAACTCAGAATTTCCTGCAGACTCGCATCCCGCCGAACATAGAATCTTCCCGAAGAGTGATCGAGCAGGAAGGCGGTATGGACACGGGTGCCATAGCTGGGATATCGTTTGCTGCGTTAGTTCTGGGCGCGCTGGCTGGTAGCACGGCCTTCGTGCTGTACAGACGGAGGTACCTGAATAAGCCACAGACGTTGAATGATAAATGCTCGAATCCAGACTCTAGCGGGTATCTTGATGACAGCACTATACGG GACAACTCCGAAGAGATGTACAGCCTCGACAACGACTCGTTCCTCAACTCGCTTGAAGCCATGACCATCCAGAACTACTGGACTGACACCGTCAAACACACCAAGCTGTAG